In a genomic window of Methanomassiliicoccales archaeon:
- a CDS encoding NAD(P)/FAD-dependent oxidoreductase: MYDVAIVGAGFTGLLAGSLLAKEGYRVAVFERNNFVGGRAATRTPKEWGWAEREDYRVDFGHHVFATNSYLEFILDRLGAKRHFKFVPLNMPYFYKNGGLYQPPVGFLEQLRAYPWIPLRSKLRLRKFLSYVEKVSFGEVMEKWAYRPLEELYDEFGFDENARELFTDGFVAGYQTIIDTERNSAGDLILCMKAYLRGIKRYKTPLFSAEGGVGAIAEALRKTIEENGGEVHLGTNVTEIIVENGEAKGLKIGKKTIESRKVLFAAPAYYLLHLIKEENLPEEFAERLREGEKEATKLFLIIGGAKRPLTKKPVGTWIMVPRSEVKNVDSYYLIYEVSPELKQAPEGNYPLSIAVLADEKTNKKELAKKMVADLEALFPNFDFENDWDWKAEVMFPIVDGIGRTIDWYWERRLGPETPIKNLYVAGDSAQELSSGVDGCASSALFAIEAIIGRKLLNLEEFYRL; this comes from the coding sequence ATGTACGATGTTGCTATTGTTGGAGCTGGCTTTACTGGTCTGCTTGCAGGCTCTCTCCTTGCAAAGGAGGGGTACCGTGTAGCGGTTTTCGAAAGGAACAACTTCGTTGGTGGAAGGGCCGCCACAAGAACCCCAAAGGAATGGGGGTGGGCGGAGAGGGAGGATTACCGTGTTGACTTTGGGCACCACGTCTTTGCCACCAACAGCTATCTCGAGTTCATCCTCGACAGGCTGGGTGCGAAGAGGCACTTCAAGTTTGTACCCCTCAACATGCCTTACTTCTACAAAAACGGCGGGCTCTACCAGCCCCCGGTTGGGTTTTTGGAACAACTCAGAGCCTATCCATGGATACCTCTAAGGTCAAAGCTCAGGCTCAGGAAGTTCCTCTCCTACGTAGAGAAGGTTAGCTTTGGGGAGGTTATGGAAAAATGGGCCTACAGGCCGCTGGAGGAGCTTTATGATGAGTTTGGATTCGATGAGAACGCAAGGGAGCTCTTCACGGACGGCTTTGTTGCGGGCTACCAGACGATAATAGACACCGAAAGGAACTCCGCAGGGGATCTTATACTCTGCATGAAGGCCTACCTCAGGGGGATTAAACGCTATAAGACTCCCCTCTTTTCCGCGGAGGGAGGAGTGGGGGCGATAGCGGAGGCCCTTAGGAAAACGATAGAGGAAAACGGCGGAGAGGTGCACCTCGGGACAAACGTGACCGAGATAATCGTTGAAAATGGAGAAGCTAAGGGACTAAAGATCGGTAAAAAGACCATTGAATCGAGAAAGGTTCTCTTCGCGGCACCCGCCTACTACCTCCTTCACCTGATAAAGGAGGAAAACCTTCCCGAAGAGTTCGCGGAGAGACTTAGGGAAGGAGAAAAAGAGGCCACAAAGCTCTTCCTAATCATAGGAGGAGCAAAAAGACCCCTTACAAAAAAACCCGTGGGGACGTGGATAATGGTGCCCCGTTCGGAGGTTAAGAACGTGGACTCCTACTATCTCATCTACGAAGTGAGTCCTGAACTCAAGCAGGCCCCCGAGGGGAATTACCCTCTAAGCATAGCGGTTCTGGCCGATGAAAAAACTAACAAGAAGGAGCTGGCGAAAAAGATGGTGGCTGATTTAGAGGCCCTCTTCCCCAACTTCGACTTTGAGAACGACTGGGACTGGAAGGCGGAGGTCATGTTCCCAATAGTGGACGGAATCGGGAGAACTATTGACTGGTACTGGGAGAGGAGACTTGGCCCGGAAACGCCAATAAAGAACCTCTACGTTGCTGGCGACTCAGCTCAAGAGCTTAGCTCCGGCGTGGATGGGTGTGCAAGTTCTGCCCTCTTTGCGATTGAGGCAATAATTGGGAGAAAGCTCTTGAACCTTGAGGAGTTCTATAGGCTCTGA
- a CDS encoding NAD(P)H-hydrate dehydratase, translating to MRIEDVYIWDINAKWLGITPYQLMENAGAGVARVIEEKFGKGLKIAVFSSTGNNGGDGFVAARHLSFENNVTLFLVGDEIKIRSDEARHNWEILKHLDFITIKVLKDSSQIKPLNLDEFDVIVDALLGAGSKGEPREPIRSAVEKINEYAGKAKIVSVDLPSGYPSDVRVKCDFAVTFQWDKEEYRDFKRVVAKIGYPKELYHLVGPGDAKFALQKKGEHKGQNGKLLVIGGSEDYFGAPYLAAKAASYIVDLVYLAMPEYSARRINDPNIILRPFDGKNFTKEDVEDVLTIADGVDAVVLGPGIGEKVETKDFVVEFLRWCEKPVVIDADALKAVAEDLDVLKGKKFVLTPHAGEFRILFGEKPEGSLEEKAKLVMEKANAVGGTILLKGVYDITSDGKIWKYNKTGNRGMTTGGTGDVLAGIVGALLALGNEPLRAASVGAFLNGIAGDTVKDEMGENFTALDVAKKVPFAIKWVLEF from the coding sequence ATGAGAATCGAGGACGTTTACATCTGGGATATCAACGCGAAATGGCTCGGTATAACCCCTTACCAGCTCATGGAGAACGCTGGTGCTGGGGTTGCAAGGGTTATAGAGGAGAAGTTTGGTAAGGGCCTAAAAATAGCAGTCTTTTCTAGTACGGGTAACAATGGTGGCGATGGTTTTGTTGCTGCTAGACATTTGAGCTTTGAGAACAATGTTACTCTCTTCTTGGTAGGAGATGAAATAAAGATAAGGAGTGATGAAGCGAGACACAACTGGGAAATCCTCAAACATCTTGATTTCATAACAATTAAAGTTCTCAAGGACTCAAGTCAGATAAAACCCCTAAATCTCGATGAGTTCGATGTTATAGTCGATGCTCTGTTGGGAGCAGGGAGCAAAGGAGAACCTCGCGAGCCCATACGTTCTGCTGTGGAGAAAATAAACGAATACGCTGGAAAAGCCAAGATAGTGAGCGTTGACCTTCCGAGCGGTTATCCGAGTGATGTCCGCGTTAAGTGCGACTTTGCAGTAACTTTTCAATGGGACAAAGAAGAATATAGGGACTTTAAAAGGGTTGTAGCAAAGATTGGATATCCTAAAGAACTTTATCATCTTGTAGGCCCGGGAGATGCAAAATTTGCCTTACAAAAGAAAGGCGAGCACAAGGGGCAGAACGGGAAACTCCTTGTAATTGGGGGAAGCGAGGACTATTTTGGGGCTCCATATTTGGCAGCAAAAGCTGCGAGCTACATAGTGGACCTGGTGTATTTAGCAATGCCCGAATACTCCGCTAGAAGAATAAATGATCCCAACATAATTTTGCGCCCCTTTGATGGCAAAAACTTCACAAAGGAAGACGTTGAGGACGTTCTGACAATTGCTGATGGTGTTGATGCAGTTGTCTTAGGCCCAGGAATTGGGGAAAAAGTAGAGACTAAGGACTTTGTAGTCGAGTTCCTCCGCTGGTGTGAGAAACCAGTAGTTATAGATGCCGACGCCCTAAAGGCTGTCGCCGAGGATTTGGACGTTCTTAAGGGTAAGAAATTCGTCTTGACGCCTCACGCTGGTGAATTCAGGATACTGTTTGGGGAAAAGCCCGAAGGAAGCCTTGAAGAGAAAGCAAAGCTTGTAATGGAAAAAGCCAATGCAGTGGGTGGCACTATCTTGCTCAAAGGGGTTTACGATATAACAAGCGATGGCAAAATCTGGAAGTACAATAAAACTGGAAACAGGGGCATGACGACTGGAGGAACTGGAGATGTGCTCGCTGGAATAGTTGGGGCTTTGCTCGCACTGGGCAACGAGCCTTTAAGAGCTGCAAGTGTTGGTGCTTTTCTCAACGGCATAGCTGGGGATACGGTAAAAGATGAAATGGGAGAAAACTTCACCGCTTTGGACGTGGCTAAAAAAGTTCCATTTGCTATCAAATGGGTTCTTGAATTTTAA
- a CDS encoding winged helix-turn-helix transcriptional regulator: MKEVLIVTDPEKIKLLGDRTRLEIVNLLRERPMSASELSVILKKSPSTIYRHINLLEKAGFVEEVGKDGNETLYRRTARIFLIAPYQDGDVTTPTMKAIHRQEAETLYNIFTNAGFEIDDKNAFIEVLERFLTTIERLSRDLIKRLEGFDLNPIEFIHLMNLLVLINSPKLQEEAKELRKLLKLED, encoded by the coding sequence ATGAAAGAGGTACTGATTGTTACCGATCCTGAGAAAATTAAGCTGCTCGGGGATAGAACAAGGCTTGAGATAGTCAATCTGCTTAGAGAGCGTCCCATGTCCGCTTCCGAATTAAGTGTCATACTAAAAAAGAGTCCTTCAACAATATATCGGCACATAAACCTTCTTGAAAAAGCAGGATTTGTTGAAGAAGTTGGGAAAGATGGAAACGAAACACTCTACCGAAGAACTGCAAGGATATTTTTGATTGCACCATATCAAGATGGGGACGTAACAACACCAACAATGAAGGCTATTCATCGTCAGGAGGCGGAAACACTCTATAATATATTCACGAATGCAGGATTTGAAATTGACGATAAAAATGCTTTCATAGAGGTTCTTGAAAGATTCCTGACAACAATAGAGAGGCTTTCAAGAGATTTAATCAAGCGACTGGAGGGTTTTGATCTAAACCCGATAGAATTCATCCACCTCATGAACCTCCTGGTATTGATAAATTCCCCAAAGCTTCAAGAGGAAGCAAAAGAATTAAGAAAACTCCTAAAATTGGAGGATTAA
- a CDS encoding DUF211 domain-containing protein, translating into MAKGIRLLVLDVLKPHQPMVTELALGLSELKGVDGVNITLVEIDKETENVKITIVGDNLDYEEIVRTIEEFGGVVHSIDMVAAGKKIIEESETPQDKLEEF; encoded by the coding sequence ATGGCAAAAGGCATTAGACTTCTCGTGTTAGATGTGCTTAAACCTCACCAGCCCATGGTTACTGAACTGGCTTTGGGGTTGAGTGAGCTGAAGGGGGTAGATGGTGTTAATATTACCCTCGTGGAGATAGATAAAGAAACGGAAAACGTAAAGATAACCATCGTTGGGGACAATCTGGACTATGAAGAGATTGTAAGGACAATAGAAGAGTTTGGTGGAGTTGTGCACAGCATTGATATGGTTGCCGCAGGAAAGAAGATTATTGAGGAGAGCGAAACCCCCCAAGACAAGCTAGAAGAGTTTTGA
- a CDS encoding ArsR family transcriptional regulator, with the protein MKKKVKLVTDPEVIKLMLEDTRRQILKLLRNREMTISQLSEILGKTPQTIYHHIEKLKEAGLVEVKRTEMKGNLVEKYYGRTADAFYINLYLGDDELRYLARSRLKTKLDIFKALGYKFDEEELLNIMDRLLEKEHSYTAKISAEMEEKEDALKEFSDEDIIHAIDWLTMAELGRDEEAIELLRKLGEILKKE; encoded by the coding sequence ATGAAAAAGAAGGTTAAACTAGTCACAGACCCAGAAGTGATAAAGCTAATGCTTGAGGATACAAGAAGACAGATATTGAAGTTGCTTAGAAATAGGGAGATGACCATTTCACAGCTCAGCGAAATCCTCGGGAAAACTCCGCAGACAATCTACCACCACATCGAGAAGCTAAAGGAAGCCGGCCTTGTGGAGGTAAAAAGAACAGAAATGAAAGGGAACTTGGTGGAAAAATACTACGGAAGGACTGCAGACGCGTTCTACATAAATCTATACCTCGGAGATGACGAGCTCAGATACCTAGCCAGGTCAAGGTTGAAGACAAAGCTCGATATCTTCAAAGCCCTTGGCTATAAATTCGATGAGGAAGAGCTTTTGAACATAATGGACAGACTCCTAGAGAAAGAACATTCCTATACAGCAAAAATCTCTGCAGAGATGGAGGAAAAAGAGGACGCCCTTAAGGAATTCTCGGATGAGGACATAATCCACGCCATTGACTGGCTCACCATGGCAGAGCTTGGAAGGGATGAGGAGGCAATAGAGCTCTTGAGAAAGCTTGGAGAAATACTTAAAAAGGAGTAA
- a CDS encoding CoA-binding protein, translated as MNLDFLFYPKSVAVIGASNKEGKIGNAIMKNLINFGFKGKVYPVNARETEVMGLKAYKSVLEIPEEVDVAVIAIPGKFVPQVLEECGQKGVKGAVVISAGFKEAGNVELEEKLVEVARKWNIRVVGPNCLGITNIENGFDCTFNPPERQARPGFGGIAFMSQSGAFGAAILDWAARHEVGMSKFISLGNMADLDESDFMEYLKDDEATKVITAYLEGVKDGRKFFRVAKETTKKKPVVILKSGRTEAGAKAAASHTGSLAGSYAIYKAAFEQTGVLEARSMRQLFNYAKVLAMQKPAEGDRVAIVTNGGGAGVMMSDGILEVGLKMAELSEETKEKFARAIEEGKLPYHMSYRNPIDIIGDAPSSRYEIAMRYALEDENVDVLVVIALFQSPALDEGIVEKVGEMQKYGKPIVFIAPGGEFPERMARRIEKTGVPVFETVEDGVDAVYALVKYGRYLRETI; from the coding sequence ATGAATCTGGACTTCTTGTTCTATCCGAAAAGCGTTGCTGTTATTGGGGCATCAAACAAAGAGGGAAAAATTGGAAACGCTATAATGAAAAATCTCATAAACTTTGGTTTTAAGGGCAAGGTTTATCCGGTAAATGCTAGGGAAACCGAAGTCATGGGGCTTAAAGCGTATAAAAGCGTTTTAGAGATACCGGAAGAAGTTGATGTTGCAGTTATAGCGATTCCCGGGAAGTTTGTCCCTCAGGTGCTTGAGGAATGTGGTCAGAAAGGAGTAAAGGGGGCTGTTGTAATCTCTGCAGGCTTTAAAGAGGCTGGAAACGTAGAGCTTGAGGAGAAGCTCGTTGAAGTTGCGAGAAAATGGAACATAAGAGTCGTGGGACCCAACTGTTTGGGCATCACAAATATTGAAAACGGCTTCGACTGCACATTCAATCCACCGGAAAGGCAAGCAAGACCGGGATTTGGTGGAATAGCCTTTATGAGCCAGAGCGGTGCCTTTGGGGCTGCTATCCTCGACTGGGCTGCAAGACATGAAGTCGGTATGAGCAAATTCATAAGCCTCGGAAACATGGCAGACCTTGATGAGAGCGACTTCATGGAGTATTTGAAGGACGATGAGGCCACTAAGGTTATCACGGCATACCTTGAGGGAGTTAAAGATGGACGGAAGTTCTTTAGAGTTGCTAAAGAGACTACCAAAAAGAAGCCCGTAGTAATTCTTAAGAGCGGAAGGACTGAAGCTGGGGCTAAAGCTGCCGCCTCCCATACCGGCAGCTTGGCGGGCAGCTATGCCATTTATAAAGCCGCTTTTGAGCAGACAGGGGTTTTAGAAGCGAGAAGCATGAGACAGCTCTTTAACTATGCTAAGGTGCTGGCAATGCAGAAGCCAGCAGAAGGAGACAGGGTGGCAATAGTTACCAACGGTGGCGGAGCTGGAGTAATGATGAGCGATGGAATTCTTGAGGTAGGATTAAAAATGGCCGAGCTCAGTGAGGAGACCAAAGAGAAATTCGCCAGGGCGATAGAAGAAGGAAAGCTCCCGTACCACATGAGTTACAGGAATCCCATCGACATAATTGGAGACGCTCCCTCTAGCAGATATGAGATTGCTATGCGCTATGCTTTAGAGGATGAGAACGTTGATGTTTTGGTTGTTATAGCTCTCTTCCAGAGCCCGGCTTTAGATGAAGGCATCGTGGAAAAAGTGGGCGAAATGCAGAAGTACGGAAAGCCAATAGTTTTCATAGCTCCCGGTGGTGAATTCCCGGAGAGGATGGCGAGAAGAATAGAAAAGACAGGAGTACCGGTTTTTGAAACAGTCGAGGATGGGGTTGATGCGGTTTACGCTTTGGTCAAGTACGGGCGGTATCTTAGAGAGACGATTTAG
- a CDS encoding tryptophan--tRNA ligase, with protein MEFEVTPWEVKGVVDYDRLITEFGTTPLTEELLEKTKELTKSELPIYFRRRFFFSHRDYDLVLKDYEEGRGFFLYTGRGPSGPMHIGHIIPFFATKWLQENFGVNLYIQITDDEKFLFKPNLTFEETKKWAYENILDIIAVGFDPDRTFIFQDSEFTKIYEMAIPIAKKVTYSMARAVFGFNDQSKIGMIFYPAIQAAPTFFEKRRSLIPAAIDQDPYWRIQRDFAESLGYYKAAALHSKFVPGLMDLGGKMSASKPETAIYLTDDPEEAGKKIWKYALTGGRATAKEQRELGGEPDKCVVFKWLEIFFEPDDKALLERYHACKNGEVLCGECKRYLIEKIQNFLREHQKKREEAKKLVEKFKYTGELAREQWEKAIPEPLRK; from the coding sequence ATGGAATTTGAGGTAACTCCATGGGAAGTAAAGGGTGTAGTAGATTACGACAGGCTCATTACGGAGTTTGGAACGACGCCGCTCACCGAAGAGCTGCTTGAGAAGACCAAAGAGCTTACCAAAAGTGAGCTTCCGATATACTTTAGGAGGAGGTTTTTCTTCTCCCATAGAGACTATGACCTTGTACTCAAGGACTACGAAGAGGGTAGAGGCTTTTTCCTCTACACGGGGAGAGGCCCAAGTGGGCCGATGCACATCGGACACATAATCCCCTTCTTTGCAACAAAATGGCTTCAGGAGAATTTCGGAGTTAACCTGTACATTCAAATAACAGACGATGAGAAGTTCCTCTTCAAGCCCAATCTAACCTTTGAGGAGACTAAGAAGTGGGCGTATGAAAACATTCTCGACATCATTGCTGTAGGCTTTGACCCGGACAGAACCTTCATTTTCCAGGACAGCGAGTTTACAAAAATCTACGAGATGGCAATTCCGATAGCAAAAAAAGTTACCTACTCAATGGCAAGGGCAGTTTTTGGGTTTAACGACCAGAGCAAAATCGGAATGATATTCTATCCAGCAATTCAAGCTGCGCCTACTTTCTTTGAGAAAAGGCGCTCCCTTATTCCGGCAGCCATTGACCAAGACCCATATTGGAGAATACAGAGAGACTTTGCCGAAAGCCTGGGATATTACAAAGCAGCCGCTCTGCACTCAAAGTTCGTCCCCGGTTTGATGGATTTGGGAGGCAAAATGAGTGCCTCAAAGCCAGAAACTGCCATTTACCTCACAGACGACCCGGAGGAAGCAGGGAAGAAAATATGGAAGTATGCCCTAACCGGAGGAAGGGCTACGGCAAAAGAGCAGAGAGAACTTGGAGGAGAGCCAGATAAGTGCGTTGTGTTCAAATGGCTTGAGATATTCTTTGAGCCCGATGACAAGGCCTTACTTGAGAGGTATCATGCATGCAAGAATGGAGAAGTACTGTGCGGTGAGTGCAAGAGGTATCTGATAGAGAAGATCCAGAACTTTTTAAGAGAGCACCAGAAGAAGAGGGAAGAAGCCAAAAAGCTTGTTGAGAAGTTTAAGTACACCGGAGAGCTGGCTAGGGAGCAGTGGGAGAAGGCTATCCCTGAGCCTCTAAGAAAATAG
- a CDS encoding fumarylacetoacetate hydrolase family protein: protein MIRLPFRDTFYEVKPSKIICLGRNYAEHARELGHEIPKEPVIFLKPPSALIGPDQTIILPRRSNRVDHEVELAVIIGKRGKNIPREKAMDYVLGYTILMDITARDLQAEAKKKGLPWTVAKGFDTFAPIGPRVVDKREINVDDLEIGLKVNGEVRQLSRTSKMIFKIDEIIEYVSGIMTLEPGDIIATGTPEGVGPLRHGDVVEAWIEGIGILREEVLAERSILC from the coding sequence ATGATTCGCCTGCCATTTAGAGACACGTTTTATGAAGTTAAGCCAAGCAAGATAATATGCCTTGGAAGGAACTACGCCGAGCACGCAAGAGAACTTGGGCATGAAATTCCCAAAGAACCGGTAATCTTCTTGAAGCCTCCTTCTGCCCTGATAGGGCCTGATCAAACGATAATCCTGCCGAGAAGGAGCAACCGTGTTGACCATGAGGTTGAGCTTGCCGTGATTATAGGAAAGAGGGGCAAGAACATCCCACGGGAGAAGGCCATGGACTACGTTCTGGGTTATACCATCTTAATGGATATAACCGCTAGAGACCTTCAAGCGGAAGCAAAGAAAAAGGGCCTTCCTTGGACTGTGGCGAAGGGTTTTGACACCTTTGCACCCATAGGGCCGAGAGTTGTTGATAAGAGGGAAATAAACGTTGACGACCTTGAAATCGGTCTCAAGGTTAACGGTGAAGTAAGGCAGCTCTCAAGGACGAGCAAGATGATATTCAAGATAGACGAGATAATAGAGTACGTTTCAGGCATAATGACCCTTGAGCCCGGAGACATTATAGCCACTGGAACTCCCGAAGGCGTTGGCCCTTTAAGGCACGGCGATGTTGTGGAGGCGTGGATAGAGGGGATTGGAATTTTAAGGGAGGAGGTGCTTGCTGAGCGCTCGATTCTCTGCTGA
- a CDS encoding class I SAM-dependent RNA methyltransferase: MKFILTTSQGIEDLAKREVEALTEKAGLNGKVEEKPFGVEGRIAAEIEEAYYFDEKRKKREFEIASFLNENSKLLHRVILHISSTRLNSSEKEKALQEIYDFVLNTPIENYVKVSESFAVRSFRKGEHEFTSVDIAKTVGSAIYEKLSKIGTPKVNLDHPSVIFRAEVINDVFFLGIDTTGDSSLHKRPWRVYDHPAHLKASIANAMIELAELDGGSVLDPMCGSGTILIELALRDYEGRIIGIEKYKKHLTGAKMNALAAGVLERIEFIHGDATKLSQYVESVDFAISNLPYGLKIGKKSLIPELYMKFFAELSKVLEKRGVFLTTEKGAIERAFEENGFTVIHHRLVGHGGLMVHLYVVK, from the coding sequence ATGAAGTTCATATTAACAACCTCGCAGGGGATTGAAGACCTAGCGAAGAGAGAAGTTGAAGCCCTTACTGAAAAAGCCGGCTTAAATGGGAAAGTGGAAGAGAAGCCCTTTGGAGTTGAAGGGAGAATAGCAGCGGAGATTGAAGAGGCATATTATTTTGATGAAAAGAGGAAAAAGAGAGAGTTTGAGATAGCCTCATTTTTGAACGAAAATTCCAAGCTTTTGCACAGGGTTATCCTCCATATTTCCTCAACGAGGCTTAACAGCTCGGAAAAAGAAAAAGCCCTTCAGGAGATTTACGATTTTGTACTCAACACCCCTATCGAAAATTACGTGAAGGTAAGTGAGAGCTTCGCAGTCAGGAGCTTCAGAAAGGGAGAGCACGAGTTTACAAGTGTAGATATTGCGAAAACCGTGGGGAGCGCTATATACGAGAAGCTTTCAAAGATCGGGACACCAAAAGTAAACCTAGACCACCCCTCAGTAATTTTCAGAGCAGAGGTCATTAATGATGTCTTCTTCCTAGGGATAGACACAACCGGCGACAGCTCGCTCCACAAGAGGCCTTGGCGCGTTTACGACCACCCAGCCCATTTAAAGGCAAGTATAGCCAACGCAATGATAGAACTCGCAGAGCTGGACGGTGGGAGTGTTTTAGACCCAATGTGCGGGAGCGGGACAATCTTAATTGAGCTTGCCCTGCGGGACTACGAGGGAAGGATTATCGGCATTGAAAAATACAAAAAACACTTAACCGGTGCAAAAATGAACGCTCTAGCGGCTGGAGTGCTGGAGAGGATTGAATTCATTCACGGAGATGCCACAAAGCTCTCTCAATACGTTGAGAGCGTCGATTTTGCCATAAGCAACCTCCCCTATGGGCTGAAAATAGGAAAGAAAAGCCTAATTCCAGAGCTCTACATGAAGTTCTTTGCTGAGCTTTCAAAAGTTTTGGAGAAAAGAGGGGTCTTTCTGACCACAGAGAAAGGGGCCATAGAGAGGGCCTTTGAAGAAAATGGATTTACAGTCATCCACCACCGCCTAGTGGGTCACGGTGGGTTGATGGTTCACCTTTATGTTGTCAAATAA
- a CDS encoding 50S ribosome-binding GTPase, whose protein sequence is MKQKKAWRIVKEAIKEGDIIVEVVDARDPIGTRNLKVEHLVQEEGKKLLIVMNKADLVPKEWAEEYKRKHRDIPIVFISARERAGTGILRKEIKKLAKELLEEGKEKVKVVLVGYPNVGKSTIINVLKGKHAVGTAPIPGYTKGKQLIRLSKKIWLVDSPGVVPIDDFDELVIRGGFPADKIEDPVKPALKLIKRVLETRKEAITEKYGIDEFENEEQILEAIGRKKGLLEKGGKVNLEETARYLLREWQTGRFTLFGKEEEKKESFIRDFEEILDEIEKEHLLDPRRILWRYGEKLTPDNKKRVGFREIEGLTVGIATGFKKCDSAIKFLEEITKKKVIASECFGGKWKGVVAILE, encoded by the coding sequence ATGAAGCAGAAAAAGGCGTGGAGAATTGTGAAAGAAGCGATTAAAGAGGGAGATATTATAGTAGAGGTAGTTGATGCGAGAGACCCTATTGGAACGAGAAACCTAAAAGTAGAACACCTCGTCCAAGAGGAAGGGAAGAAGCTTCTCATAGTGATGAACAAAGCCGATTTAGTCCCCAAAGAGTGGGCCGAAGAGTACAAAAGAAAACACAGGGACATTCCAATAGTGTTCATCAGCGCAAGGGAGAGAGCTGGGACAGGAATTCTAAGGAAGGAGATAAAGAAGCTTGCAAAAGAACTCCTCGAAGAAGGCAAAGAAAAAGTGAAAGTTGTCCTAGTAGGCTATCCCAACGTTGGGAAGAGCACAATAATAAACGTTCTAAAAGGTAAGCACGCTGTGGGGACAGCACCGATACCGGGGTATACAAAAGGAAAGCAGCTTATTAGACTTTCAAAGAAGATATGGTTAGTTGATTCTCCGGGGGTCGTCCCAATTGATGACTTTGACGAACTCGTTATTAGGGGCGGCTTTCCGGCAGACAAGATTGAAGATCCTGTCAAACCAGCACTAAAGCTTATAAAAAGGGTTTTGGAGACCAGAAAAGAAGCAATTACCGAAAAATACGGCATAGACGAGTTTGAGAATGAGGAGCAGATTCTTGAAGCCATTGGCAGGAAGAAAGGGCTCCTGGAGAAAGGGGGCAAAGTTAATCTGGAAGAGACTGCCCGCTATTTGCTGAGAGAATGGCAGACTGGAAGGTTTACCCTCTTTGGAAAAGAAGAAGAGAAAAAAGAGTCTTTCATCCGGGATTTTGAAGAAATTCTCGACGAAATCGAGAAAGAGCACCTCTTAGACCCAAGGAGGATACTCTGGAGATATGGAGAGAAGTTAACCCCCGATAACAAGAAGCGGGTTGGATTTAGAGAGATTGAAGGGCTCACAGTGGGGATAGCAACAGGATTTAAAAAGTGCGACTCTGCAATAAAATTCCTCGAGGAAATAACAAAGAAAAAGGTCATCGCAAGCGAGTGCTTTGGGGGGAAGTGGAAGGGCGTAGTAGCAATTCTGGAGTGA
- a CDS encoding TIGR04076 family protein — protein MEKLIITVVEIKGKCPVFRVGDKIVIEGPKVNLKETDAICTHAFASFLPYIVALRKGVKPKDIGLGDEEKAYVQCLDPGPPYTNGGTVIFEITVIRDEAEKGVENCERSD, from the coding sequence GTGGAAAAGCTAATAATAACGGTTGTAGAGATTAAAGGGAAGTGCCCTGTATTTAGGGTAGGCGATAAGATAGTCATAGAAGGGCCAAAAGTCAACTTAAAAGAGACAGACGCCATCTGCACTCATGCATTTGCGTCTTTCCTCCCATATATAGTAGCACTGCGAAAAGGTGTTAAACCCAAAGATATAGGGTTGGGTGACGAAGAAAAGGCATATGTTCAGTGCCTCGATCCTGGACCACCATATACAAATGGAGGGACAGTAATATTCGAGATAACGGTGATAAGAGATGAAGCAGAAAAAGGCGTGGAGAATTGTGAAAGAAGCGATTAA